One genomic segment of Aquamicrobium lusatiense includes these proteins:
- a CDS encoding phosphatidylserine decarboxylase, producing the protein MQLLDTIKKTFVPIHREGYPFIAIFAVVTLAMGYFSGFLLWVGAILTAWCIYFFRDPERVTPVDDSLVISPADGVVTAVGPAVPPQELGLGGAEMTRISVFMDVFSCHVNRAPVRGRITRIEHRPGRFMNAELDKASSENERNGLVIESPNGTVAAVQIAGLVARRILCWAETGSDTMVGERFGLIRFGSRVDVYLPEGAVPRVAIGQTAVGGETVLAEFGGKEAAPVVRVS; encoded by the coding sequence ATGCAACTCCTCGACACGATAAAGAAGACATTCGTGCCGATCCATCGCGAGGGCTATCCCTTCATAGCCATCTTCGCCGTGGTGACACTGGCGATGGGCTATTTTTCCGGGTTCCTGCTGTGGGTCGGAGCTATACTCACGGCATGGTGTATCTATTTCTTCCGTGACCCTGAACGCGTCACGCCGGTTGATGACAGTCTGGTGATCAGTCCCGCCGATGGCGTCGTCACAGCGGTCGGCCCTGCGGTGCCGCCGCAAGAGCTTGGTCTGGGCGGCGCTGAAATGACCCGCATATCGGTGTTCATGGACGTGTTTTCCTGCCATGTGAACCGCGCGCCGGTGCGCGGCCGCATTACCCGTATCGAGCATCGTCCGGGCCGCTTCATGAATGCCGAGCTGGACAAGGCGAGCAGCGAGAACGAGCGCAACGGCCTCGTCATCGAAAGCCCGAACGGCACGGTGGCGGCGGTGCAGATCGCCGGTCTGGTGGCGCGCCGCATCCTGTGCTGGGCCGAGACCGGTTCCGACACCATGGTCGGCGAGCGCTTCGGCCTGATCCGCTTCGGCTCGCGTGTCGATGTGTATCTGCCCGAAGGGGCGGTGCCGCGTGTCGCCATCGGCCAGACGGCTGTCGGCGGCGAGACGGTGCTTGCCGAGTTCGGCGGCAAGGAGGCCGCGCCCGTGGTGCGCGTGTCGTAG